The following are encoded together in the Mesoplodon densirostris isolate mMesDen1 chromosome 2, mMesDen1 primary haplotype, whole genome shotgun sequence genome:
- the LOC132481725 gene encoding monocarboxylate transporter 1-like yields the protein MPPSNGGPVGYTPPDGGWGWAVVVGAFISIGFSCAFGKSITVFYKEIEEIFKASTSEVSWLSSIAFAVMYGGGPISSILVNKYGSRPVMIVGGCLSGCGLIAASFCSTVQELYLCVGVIAGLGLAFNFNPALTMIGKYFYKRRPLANGLAMAGSPVFLSALAPLNQALFAVFGWRGSFLILGGILLNCCVAGALMRPIEPKPTTAGKEKSKESLQEAGKSDANKGAGDANTEVNGRNPPKEKQSVFQTVNKLLDLSLFKHRGFMLYLSGNVIMSFALATPLVFLSNYAKSQHHSSEKSAFLLSILAFVDMVARPSMGFVANTKWIRPGIQYFFAASIIANGVCHMLVPLSSSYIGFCLYAGFLGFAFGWFGAVLFETLMDLVGSQRFSSAVGLVTIVECCPILLGPPILGRLSDIYGDYKYTYWACGIILIVSGIYLCIGMGIHYQLEAKEQKAEAKQKKESKEMEPKEVIKAAESPELKGTEGGPKEEKLSG from the exons ATGCCACCATCAAACGGAGGTCCAGTTGGATACACGCCCCCAgatggaggctgggggtgggcagtggTTGTTGGAGCTTTCATTTccattggcttctcttgtgctTTTGGCAAATCTATTACTGTATTTtacaaagaaattgaagaaatatttaaagccaGCACCAGCGAAGTGTCATGGTTATCTTCCATCGCGTTTGCTGTCATGTATGGTGGAG GTCCTATCAGCAGTATCCTGGTGAATAAATATGGCAGTCGTCCAGTTATGATTGTTGGCGGCTGCTTGTCAGGCTGTGGCTTGATTGCGGCTTCTTTCTGTTCCACTGTGCAGGAACTTTACTTGTGTGTCGGAGTCATTGCAG GTCTTGGGCTTGCCTTCAACTTTAATCCAGCTCTGACCATGATTGGCAAGTATTTCTACAAGAGGCGACCATTAGCAAATGGACTGGCCATGGCAGGCAGCCCTGTGTTCCTCTCCGCCCTGGCCCCCCTCAACCAGGCTCTTTTTGCTGTCTTTGGCTGGAGAGGAAGCTTCCTAATTCTTGGAGGCATCCTACTAAACTGCTGTGTGGCTGGAGCCCTGATGAGACCAATAGAGCCCAAGCCAACAACTGCAGGGAAAGAGAAGTCTAAAGAATCCCTTCAGGAAGCTGGCAAATCTGATGCAAACAAGGGGGCAGGTGATGCAAATACAGAAGTTAATGGCAGAAACCCCCCAAAGGAGAAGCAGTCCGTTTTCCAAACAGTTAACAAACTTCTGGACTTATCCCTATTCAAACACAGAGGCTTTATGCTGTACCTCTCTGGGAATGTGATAATGTCTTTTGCGCTGGCTACACCTTTAGTCTTTCTTAGTAATTATGCCAAGAGTCAACATCACTCTAGTGAGAAGtctgccttccttctttccattctGGCTTTTGTTGACATGGTAGCCAGACCTTCTATGGGATTTGTAGCCAACACAAAGTGGATAAGACCTGGAATTCAgtatttttttgctgcttctaTTATTGCAAATGGAGTGTGTCATATGCTAGTACCCTTATCCTCTAGCTATATAGGGTTCTGTCTTTATGCGGGATTCCTTGGATTTGCTTTTGGGTGGTTTGGCGCCGTATTGTTTGAAACGCTGATGGACCTGGTTGGATCCCAGAGGTTCTCCAGTGCTGTGGGATTGGTGACCATTGTGGAATGCTGTCCTATTCTCCTGGGGCCACCGATTTTAG GTCGTCTCAGTGACATATACGGAGACTACAAATATACATACTGGGCATGCGGCATAATCCTTATTGTCTCAGGCATCTATCTCTGCATTGGCATGGGCATCCATTATCAACTTGAGGCAAAAGAACAGAAGGCAGAGGCGAAGCAGAAAAAGGAAAGTAAAGAGATGGAACCAAAAGAAGTTATTAAAGCTGCAGAATCTCCAGAACTGAAAGGCACAGAAGGAGGACCCAAAGAGGAGAAACTTTCAGGCTGA